Proteins encoded in a region of the Quercus lobata isolate SW786 chromosome 8, ValleyOak3.0 Primary Assembly, whole genome shotgun sequence genome:
- the LOC115958322 gene encoding heavy metal-associated isoprenylated plant protein 47-like has translation MKQKIIIKVHVRCDKCRSKAMTVAAATDGVMSVSLQGQDKDQVVVIGERVDAACLTNTLRKKVGYARLETVEEVKDKPAEKKKEDDKKKEDKKDPPPFQCIMPPPCCPPQFESYGVVYEPYGSQPNCTIM, from the exons CAAAAGATAATCATCAAGGTGCACGTGAGATGTGACAAATGCCGGTCCAAAGCCATGACGGTAGCCGCTGCAACAGATG GCGTTATGTCAGTGTCATTACAAGGTCAAGACAAAGATCAAGTGGTGGTGATTGGAGAAAGAGTTGATGCAGCTTGCTTGACAAACACATTAAGGAAGAAGGTTGGGTATGCAAGGTTAGAGACTGTAGAGGAAGTCAAAGATAAACcagctgaaaagaaaaaagaagatgataagaaaaaagaagataagaaagATCCACCACCATTTCAATGTATCATGCCACCACCTTGTTGCCCACCTCAGTTTGAATCGTATGGAGTGGTTTACGAGCCCTATGGCTCTCAACCAAATTGTACTATCATGTGA